One genomic region from Candidatus Poribacteria bacterium encodes:
- a CDS encoding pyridoxal phosphate-dependent aminotransferase: MALSQRSQSVTPSSTLAITAKINALIADGVDVVKFGAGEPDFDTPDYIKDAAVKALSEGFTKYTPVPGTPELREAITEKFKRDNGLSYESSEVIVSCGAKHTIYNIFQAICDPGDEVIFAAPYWVSYPEQVKLAGAVPSVIETTPAQNFCMAPDQVEAAITPKTKAILVNSPSNPTGTTYDVDTLKAIAEIAVKHQIYLISDEIYEALLYDGATHQSPAAFNEEIKAITFVVNGVSKAYSMTGWRIGYTAGPEDAVSAMSRIQSHSTSNPTSIAQRAALAALNEPQDAVEEMRKAFEERRDVICQRFDEIEGVSYARPQGAFYIFPDFSAHYGRTLGGNKVENSMDMTDYLLNSAGVGVVPGDGFGADNHLRLSFATSLTEINRGLDRIKKALQ; the protein is encoded by the coding sequence ATCGCATTATCACAACGAAGTCAAAGTGTAACACCCTCATCTACCTTAGCAATCACTGCGAAAATTAACGCCTTGATTGCCGATGGCGTAGACGTTGTCAAATTCGGGGCAGGCGAACCCGATTTTGATACACCCGATTATATCAAAGATGCCGCAGTCAAAGCACTCAGTGAGGGTTTTACGAAGTACACCCCAGTCCCCGGCACCCCCGAGCTCCGAGAGGCAATCACGGAGAAATTCAAAAGGGACAACGGACTGAGTTATGAATCCTCTGAAGTCATCGTCTCGTGCGGTGCAAAACACACCATCTATAACATCTTCCAAGCCATCTGCGACCCAGGCGACGAGGTTATCTTCGCCGCGCCGTATTGGGTAAGCTACCCAGAACAGGTTAAACTTGCAGGCGCAGTGCCAAGCGTCATTGAGACGACCCCCGCACAGAACTTCTGCATGGCACCCGATCAGGTCGAAGCAGCCATTACCCCGAAGACAAAGGCAATCCTCGTTAACAGTCCAAGCAACCCCACCGGTACAACTTACGATGTGGACACGCTCAAAGCCATTGCTGAGATTGCCGTTAAACACCAAATTTACCTTATCTCCGATGAAATCTACGAAGCGTTGCTTTACGACGGGGCAACCCATCAGAGTCCGGCTGCCTTCAATGAAGAGATCAAGGCGATTACCTTTGTTGTCAACGGCGTTTCTAAGGCCTACTCTATGACAGGGTGGCGGATTGGGTATACCGCAGGTCCCGAAGACGCTGTTTCGGCGATGTCGCGTATCCAATCCCATAGCACTTCAAACCCGACATCCATTGCACAGAGAGCCGCACTGGCCGCACTCAATGAACCGCAAGACGCTGTCGAAGAGATGCGAAAAGCGTTTGAGGAACGCCGAGATGTAATCTGTCAACGTTTTGACGAGATTGAAGGGGTCAGTTATGCCAGACCACAAGGCGCGTTCTATATCTTCCCCGATTTTTCCGCACATTATGGTAGAACACTTGGTGGGAACAAGGTCGAAAATTCGATGGATATGACCGATTATTTATTAAATTCTGCAGGTGTTGGTGTTGTGCCGGGAGACGGTTTCGGTGCCGACAATCATTTGCGACTCTCCTTTGCGACTTCATTGACGGAGATTAACCGCGGATTGGATCGCATCAAAAAGGCGTTGCAGTAA
- a CDS encoding tetratricopeptide repeat protein, whose amino-acid sequence MKKDNSPKNVDKSAKNYFDKGKQLYEQKYYSTAISTLDEAIRLDPKYARAYNGRGAAKSRLEQYFEALSDFDEAIRLDPNLALAYHNRGLAKYKLGHPQEAISDYDEAIRLDSGYVNAYRNRSLAKSEIGQHFESISDLDMVIRLEPENDAAYNNRGADKARLGHHEAAVLDFDAAIRINSKEADVYFNRGLSKKKLGRTAEAEQDFQKALSLAQEAGDAELITTIKKYI is encoded by the coding sequence ATGAAAAAAGATAATTCCCCTAAGAACGTTGACAAATCAGCAAAAAACTACTTTGATAAAGGTAAACAATTATATGAACAAAAGTATTATAGCACTGCTATATCTACGCTTGACGAGGCGATCCGTTTAGACCCTAAATATGCCCGTGCCTATAATGGCAGAGGTGCCGCAAAAAGCCGTTTAGAACAATATTTTGAAGCCCTCTCCGATTTTGACGAGGCTATTCGTTTAGACCCTAACCTTGCACTCGCCTATCATAACAGAGGTCTCGCAAAATACAAATTAGGACACCCTCAAGAGGCTATCTCGGACTATGATGAGGCTATTCGACTTGACTCAGGGTATGTAAACGCCTATCGCAATCGTTCCCTTGCAAAAAGCGAGATAGGACAACATTTTGAATCCATATCCGACCTGGACATGGTCATCCGTTTAGAACCTGAAAATGACGCAGCATACAACAATAGAGGAGCCGATAAAGCACGTCTAGGACACCATGAAGCTGCTGTACTTGACTTCGACGCGGCTATTCGCATAAATTCCAAAGAGGCAGATGTATACTTCAACCGTGGGCTTTCCAAAAAGAAATTAGGACGCACGGCAGAGGCAGAACAAGATTTTCAGAAAGCACTCAGTTTAGCACAAGAAGCAGGAGATGCGGAACTTATAACCACAATTAAGAAGTATATATAA
- a CDS encoding DNA methyltransferase, with product MNVQNRTIFSNDNLPVLRGIDTESIDLIYLDPPFNSNRNYAAPIGSDAAGAAFKDTWTLSDVDNAWHGEIADRQPALYQAIHAAELTHGKGMKSYLIMMAVRLLEMQRVLKKTGSIYLHCDPTASHYLKSVMDAVFGKNNFRNEVVWQRTNTHGLGKQFGRVHDTILFYSRSSQRVWNDVYTEHDPEYVQRTYRHSDERGLFQVDNLTGGSVTEKGESGQPWRGIDPSLVGRNWSTPQRSAWPEGVEPPDNYEELSVHERLDALDAAGLIYWPPRGRVPRFKRYLSISKGRKVHDVITDINPVASKSKERVGYPTQKPVALLERIIKASSEKDNVVLDPFCGCATTCVAAERLQRQWIGIDISPKAVDLVRVRLENEVGLLGKVIHRTDIPKRSEKLPNYRTHKHTLFGKQEGLCNGCRTQFPFRNMTVDHIVPRSQGGTDHEDNLQLLCGACNSTKGRGTQAELISRLKAQGVLR from the coding sequence ATGAATGTCCAAAACCGAACCATCTTCTCAAACGACAACCTACCCGTCTTGCGTGGTATAGACACAGAATCCATTGACCTGATCTATCTTGACCCACCCTTCAATTCCAACCGCAACTACGCAGCACCTATCGGCAGCGACGCAGCAGGCGCAGCGTTCAAAGACACTTGGACGCTCTCCGATGTAGATAACGCATGGCACGGCGAAATCGCTGACCGCCAACCCGCGCTGTATCAAGCAATACACGCAGCCGAGCTCACACATGGCAAAGGCATGAAGTCTTACCTGATTATGATGGCGGTGCGGTTGTTGGAGATGCAGCGTGTTCTCAAAAAGACTGGCAGCATATACCTGCACTGCGATCCGACTGCGAGCCATTATCTCAAAAGTGTAATGGATGCAGTGTTTGGGAAGAATAACTTTCGGAATGAAGTTGTGTGGCAACGCACAAATACACATGGTCTTGGTAAGCAGTTCGGTAGGGTTCACGACACAATACTATTTTATAGCAGAAGTAGCCAAAGGGTATGGAATGATGTCTATACCGAACACGATCCAGAGTACGTCCAGAGAACTTATCGTCATAGCGACGAAAGGGGACTTTTCCAAGTCGATAATCTTACTGGCGGAAGTGTCACGGAAAAAGGGGAGTCTGGTCAACCTTGGCGCGGTATAGATCCGAGTCTTGTCGGTAGAAACTGGAGCACTCCCCAGAGATCAGCGTGGCCAGAAGGTGTAGAACCGCCCGATAATTACGAAGAACTCTCAGTTCATGAAAGACTGGATGCTTTGGACGCTGCCGGTTTGATTTATTGGCCCCCAAGAGGAAGGGTGCCAAGATTCAAGCGTTATCTATCAATATCAAAAGGGCGAAAAGTACATGATGTCATTACAGATATAAATCCGGTTGCAAGCAAATCCAAAGAACGCGTCGGCTACCCTACCCAAAAACCCGTCGCGTTATTAGAACGCATCATCAAGGCAAGTAGCGAGAAAGATAACGTCGTATTAGACCCGTTCTGTGGATGTGCCACAACCTGTGTCGCGGCAGAAAGGCTACAACGTCAATGGATCGGTATTGATATATCGCCCAAAGCCGTTGATCTTGTGCGAGTGCGCTTAGAGAACGAGGTTGGACTTCTCGGAAAGGTCATCCACCGAACAGATATTCCCAAAAGGAGTGAGAAATTACCCAATTATCGTACACACAAGCATACGCTGTTCGGTAAGCAGGAAGGCTTATGTAACGGATGCAGGACACAATTTCCATTTAGAAATATGACAGTTGACCACATCGTGCCGAGATCACAAGGCGGCACCGACCATGAGGACAACCTACAACTCCTCTGCGGTGCATGCAACTCCACAAAGGGACGAGGCACACAAGCCGAGTTGATTTCACGCTTAAAAGCACAAGGCGTTTTACGCTAA
- a CDS encoding arylsulfatase yields MAEQTTPNLVFVITDDQGYGDLGCTGNPTINTPNLDALADESVQLQNLHVGPTCSPTRAGIMTGHYCNSTGVWHTIGGRSLLRSDEVTMADIFRRNGYKTGMFGKWHLGDNYPFRPHDRGFDEALYHGGGGISQTPDYWGNDYFDDTYFRNGSEQPFDGYCTDVWFDEAMAFIERQAGEGQNRPFFCYLSTNAPHGPFRVPDAYGEVYRRKGVQGERANFWGMITNIDDNMARLRHHLKVLGIEDNTILIFMTDNGSAAGCDLDRQQFVRAGYNAGMRGKKGSPYEGGHRVPLFMHWPGGGFSEKHEVHELTANIDLLPTLIDLCDLEVSSSASFHGKSIAPLLNGETEAWEERVIVTDSQRVENPIKWKDSATMSQRWRLINGTELYDIQEDPGQRDDIADEHPEVVAELREHYEVWWKLVSERFDEDCPIVIGTQNEPIACITTHDWHGEAQAWNHGMIRRGLECNGYWAIEIPEDGEYSFELRRWPLAEDRAITDGIPGEHIDLYNGGKALALKTAQIRVGEQTATQEISPDAKGVTFTFHLTAGQTRMHTEFADEAGELAIGAYYVYAKRVI; encoded by the coding sequence GTGGCAGAACAGACGACACCGAATCTCGTCTTTGTCATCACCGACGACCAAGGCTACGGCGATTTGGGATGCACCGGAAATCCCACTATCAACACACCGAATCTGGACGCACTCGCCGACGAGAGCGTACAACTGCAGAACCTACACGTCGGACCCACCTGTTCCCCGACCCGTGCCGGTATTATGACGGGACACTACTGCAACTCTACAGGCGTATGGCATACCATCGGTGGACGCTCACTCCTCCGTAGCGACGAGGTCACGATGGCGGATATTTTCCGACGCAACGGCTATAAAACCGGTATGTTCGGTAAATGGCACCTCGGCGATAACTACCCCTTCCGTCCACACGACAGAGGCTTTGACGAAGCACTCTACCACGGCGGCGGCGGTATCAGTCAAACCCCGGACTATTGGGGCAATGACTATTTTGACGACACCTATTTCCGCAACGGTTCCGAACAGCCGTTTGACGGTTACTGCACGGATGTCTGGTTTGATGAGGCGATGGCGTTTATTGAGAGACAGGCTGGAGAAGGTCAGAACCGTCCGTTCTTCTGTTACCTCTCTACCAATGCCCCACACGGCCCATTCCGTGTCCCTGACGCTTACGGCGAAGTCTACCGACGGAAAGGTGTGCAAGGCGAGCGTGCGAATTTCTGGGGTATGATAACCAACATTGATGACAATATGGCGCGGTTACGGCATCACCTCAAGGTATTGGGAATTGAGGATAACACGATCCTTATCTTCATGACGGATAACGGATCTGCTGCGGGATGCGATTTGGATAGACAGCAGTTCGTCAGGGCGGGGTACAACGCCGGAATGCGCGGGAAAAAAGGATCGCCTTATGAAGGTGGGCATCGCGTCCCGCTCTTTATGCATTGGCCCGGTGGCGGTTTCAGTGAAAAGCACGAGGTACACGAACTGACTGCAAACATCGATTTACTTCCGACACTGATAGACCTCTGTGATCTTGAAGTTTCCTCAAGCGCGAGTTTCCACGGTAAGAGTATTGCCCCGTTATTGAACGGTGAGACCGAGGCGTGGGAAGAACGGGTTATCGTCACGGATTCACAGCGCGTTGAGAACCCAATTAAGTGGAAAGACAGCGCAACGATGTCGCAGCGGTGGCGGCTCATCAACGGCACTGAGCTGTATGACATTCAAGAGGACCCTGGACAGCGAGATGACATCGCCGATGAACACCCAGAGGTTGTCGCAGAACTCCGCGAACATTATGAAGTGTGGTGGAAACTCGTTTCGGAACGGTTTGATGAGGATTGTCCCATCGTCATCGGGACGCAAAACGAACCCATTGCCTGCATCACGACGCACGATTGGCACGGAGAAGCACAGGCTTGGAATCACGGCATGATTCGCCGAGGGCTGGAATGTAACGGATATTGGGCTATTGAGATTCCCGAAGATGGGGAGTACAGCTTTGAGTTACGTCGATGGCCCCTCGCCGAAGATAGAGCAATAACGGACGGCATACCCGGCGAACATATCGATCTTTACAACGGCGGAAAGGCTTTGGCATTAAAAACGGCACAAATTCGCGTCGGGGAACAGACCGCAACGCAGGAGATTTCACCGGATGCGAAAGGCGTAACCTTTACGTTTCACCTTACTGCCGGTCAAACGCGCATGCATACCGAATTCGCTGATGAAGCAGGTGAGTTAGCGATTGGGGCGTATTATGTATATGCGAAACGGGTCATCTGA
- a CDS encoding gamma-glutamylcyclotransferase, which yields MQYFAYGSNMNHDHMQQHCPGIVSIGKLRLEGFRLVFNYHADIIPMEGCSVHGGLWQITEVHEEALDRYEGYPDYYGKYYQDKVMFYRMAQGGADSEPPAKWYLEMVIQGYCEFGLTQKDFEESLGVKQLGLTQTDLEESLGVSMAELEDLFFAATAACPDASLL from the coding sequence ATGCAATATTTCGCTTACGGGTCGAACATGAATCACGATCACATGCAACAACACTGCCCAGGTATTGTTTCCATCGGGAAATTGAGACTTGAAGGCTTTCGCCTCGTTTTCAACTATCACGCCGATATTATCCCGATGGAGGGCTGTTCAGTCCACGGCGGACTCTGGCAAATTACAGAAGTCCATGAAGAAGCCCTTGACCGCTATGAAGGCTATCCAGACTACTACGGCAAATATTACCAAGACAAGGTCATGTTTTACCGGATGGCGCAAGGGGGCGCAGATTCAGAACCACCAGCAAAATGGTATCTGGAAATGGTCATTCAGGGATACTGTGAATTCGGGTTAACGCAAAAAGACTTTGAAGAGAGCCTCGGTGTCAAGCAGCTTGGGTTAACACAGACGGACCTTGAAGAGAGCCTCGGTGTGTCAATGGCTGAATTAGAGGATCTGTTTTTCGCTGCAACAGCCGCTTGTCCCGATGCGTCTCTCCTCTAA
- a CDS encoding LamG domain-containing protein, whose translation MRMNIFVCAIFLLGLVANYSYAKIDPDRIVGIWLLDEGKGDVAEDASENGREGTITQGQWEEGKFNGALEIKKGGTVTIPLGKGIIEDKVTFILWLQFTDIGGQQNYFSIWDQSNNRYVPYKNGGNLMRSWTNTWDVASGVTVKAGTWYHVANVYDGETCNIYIDGEEKVSQKVPKFQLLDQDQTAWLATDKGTGFLSATIMDDVGLFNDALTEDEVQGIMNDGIYHTAFAVEPLDKLPVLWGELKAR comes from the coding sequence ATGAGAATGAATATATTTGTCTGTGCGATATTCCTGTTGGGTCTCGTCGCCAATTATAGTTATGCCAAGATTGATCCAGATAGAATCGTCGGTATCTGGCTATTGGACGAAGGCAAGGGTGATGTTGCTGAAGACGCATCTGAAAATGGCCGTGAAGGGACGATTACACAAGGTCAATGGGAAGAAGGTAAGTTCAACGGTGCGCTTGAAATCAAGAAAGGTGGGACTGTTACCATTCCGCTCGGTAAAGGCATTATTGAAGATAAGGTGACTTTTATCCTCTGGTTGCAGTTTACTGACATCGGTGGTCAGCAGAACTATTTCTCTATATGGGATCAGAGCAATAACCGCTATGTGCCTTACAAAAACGGTGGAAACCTCATGCGTAGTTGGACCAATACATGGGATGTCGCCAGTGGTGTGACCGTTAAGGCGGGGACCTGGTATCACGTCGCCAATGTCTATGACGGAGAAACCTGTAATATCTATATTGATGGCGAGGAGAAAGTCTCACAAAAGGTCCCGAAATTCCAACTTTTAGACCAGGACCAGACGGCGTGGCTCGCTACCGATAAAGGGACTGGCTTCCTCTCTGCCACTATTATGGATGATGTTGGACTTTTTAACGATGCACTCACCGAAGATGAAGTTCAGGGGATTATGAATGACGGCATTTATCACACCGCTTTTGCTGTGGAACCGTTGGATAAACTTCCCGTCCTCTGGGGTGAACTGAAGGCGCGATAA
- a CDS encoding MFS transporter — MNNPKFSRASLILPLYIPAFLLSTGAGIVLPTLSIYVKSFELSYTLTTVVLAVGVIGNIPAGILVERLGRKPSMLLGLVMIGVSTLGMGIATNFFQLIGAQLIGGIGNALWMLARHAYMTDVIPIANRGRAIALFGGVNRMGTFAGQFCSVFLGVNLRLPFFIFAGIVVLNFILCLFFIPETRRSTNQTAGKKLPYLRHLLEISRHHARLLATAGVGQVCVQTLRRGCNIIIPLYADEVVGLTTQQVRAVVMISSAVDMSMFPIAGYMMDQFGRRFATVPGVCVFATGMMLMPFTGTFTGLLLAAIFMRIGNGIASGTMMTLGADLAPREGTGEFLGLWRLTGDFGGSAGPVIVGNLADLFGLGYSGFALGGIGYLAVGIFLWLVPETLRKE; from the coding sequence TTGAACAACCCGAAATTTAGCCGTGCCTCGTTGATTCTTCCGCTTTACATTCCAGCGTTTCTCTTGTCAACAGGCGCGGGTATTGTTTTACCAACGCTCTCCATTTATGTTAAATCGTTTGAGTTATCCTACACATTAACGACTGTTGTCCTTGCTGTCGGAGTGATTGGAAATATCCCAGCAGGTATCTTAGTGGAACGGTTGGGTCGTAAACCCTCAATGTTGCTGGGACTGGTAATGATAGGGGTGTCAACGCTTGGGATGGGGATAGCGACGAATTTCTTCCAACTCATCGGTGCACAATTAATTGGGGGTATCGGAAATGCATTGTGGATGCTCGCTCGGCATGCTTACATGACAGATGTCATTCCAATAGCAAATCGTGGACGAGCGATCGCGCTGTTTGGCGGTGTAAACCGGATGGGCACTTTCGCCGGACAGTTCTGTTCCGTTTTTCTTGGGGTGAATCTCCGCCTGCCGTTCTTCATCTTTGCGGGTATTGTGGTTTTGAATTTTATCCTCTGTCTCTTTTTTATTCCAGAAACACGGCGTTCGACAAACCAAACTGCTGGTAAAAAACTTCCATATCTTAGACATCTCCTCGAAATATCGCGTCACCATGCACGGCTCCTTGCGACTGCCGGCGTGGGACAGGTATGTGTACAAACGCTTCGGCGCGGTTGCAACATCATTATTCCGCTCTATGCCGACGAGGTTGTTGGATTAACAACGCAGCAAGTCCGAGCGGTGGTTATGATTTCCTCAGCAGTGGACATGTCGATGTTCCCCATTGCTGGCTATATGATGGATCAATTTGGTCGAAGATTCGCGACAGTGCCGGGGGTCTGTGTTTTTGCTACAGGAATGATGTTGATGCCGTTTACGGGTACATTTACAGGATTGCTGCTCGCAGCGATCTTCATGCGAATAGGCAACGGTATCGCTTCAGGGACAATGATGACGCTCGGGGCAGACCTCGCGCCACGCGAGGGTACCGGTGAATTCTTAGGTCTGTGGCGACTGACGGGAGATTTCGGTGGTTCTGCGGGACCTGTTATTGTCGGTAACCTTGCCGATTTGTTCGGATTGGGTTATTCTGGCTTCGCTTTGGGAGGCATCGGTTATCTCGCGGTTGGCATTTTTTTGTGGCTGGTCCCGGAGACCTTACGGAAAGAATAA